The genomic window AAAATGCATCTTGTCCGCCAAATATTGCCGCTACCAAATCAAAATTAAAGAAACCAATTAATCCCCAGTTAATAGCGCCGATTATTGTTAAGGTTAAGGCAATTCTTTGTAGGGTTCTCATCACACATACCTCCTATAAATTTAGATTCCTTAAGCATACAGATCTTGACTCTTAGGTAAGACGGACCTCTACCTTTAAGTACTAAGATTGTATTTTTATCATTTGTTATTAAAATGAATTTCATACAATAATATTGGGAATGAAGTTTTAGAGATGATTGATGAATACTTTAAGCATTCCAGACAGAAAAAGGACAGGGTATTCCTTAAAATAGAATACCCTGTCCCGTTATTTTAATGTGAAATTATAGAACTATCTTCATAAACACAAATATGTTACGGTTCACCGTAACTACTCTATGAGCAGTTTGCTTTGTTGACTAATATAACTCTGCAATTGCCTTCTAAGTCATCCAACCCGTTCCATTCGAACTTGGTTCAAAATTAGAGCACCGAACATTTGAATAATAGTCTTCACAATAATTTGTCCTAAAATGGCAGCTGGTACAGCTTCCCAAGGCAGAAAATTAGCTCCAAGCGGACTCAAGCCAATGACTACGAAAATAACAGAATCTAGAAATCCTCCAACAATCCCGCTGTAGAACACGCGCCAAGCCATCGGCAGCTTTAATCTAGTATAGATTTCTGTATCAGCTGTTTCAGCGACAACAAATGAAATAGCTGATGCCACCACAATCAATAATGTATCCCCAAGCAGGAATGAAACCAATGCCGATAAGATTAAAGCGATAAATATAAACAAATACGTCTTCGCTCTACCATATTTATTTTGTACAAGATCCCGAAAGATAAAGGTCGCACCAATCAAAAGCGTGCCCATTGGAACAATAAATACTCCAAACTGCAATGGCGCAAATGCTGCCGTTACCACATTAGCGATAACAATGGATAATAAGTAAAATACAATTCTCATGATATTACTCCTCAATTTAGTAAATTTACACCCTTTTTTTCCCCAAATAAAAATCATCGAGCCCTTTTTTTCGCAGTTTACATGCTGGGCATTCACCACAGCCATCTGCTTTTACACCGTTATAGCAAGTTAATGTTCTTCCCCGGACAAACTCCAGTACTCCAAGCTGATCAGCAAGCTCCCATGTTTGTGCCTTGTTCAGCCACATCAACGGTGTTTCAATCACAAAGGATTCATTCATAGATAAATTCAACGTTACATTCAAAGATTTAATAAAAATATCTCGGCAATCAGGATATCCGCTAAAATCTGTTTCACTAACTCCAGTCACGATATGTTTAGCCCCTACTTTACTCGCTATAACCCCAGCAAATGAAAGGAAGA from Bacillus sp. DTU_2020_1000418_1_SI_GHA_SEK_038 includes these protein-coding regions:
- a CDS encoding VUT family protein — encoded protein: MRIVFYLLSIVIANVVTAAFAPLQFGVFIVPMGTLLIGATFIFRDLVQNKYGRAKTYLFIFIALILSALVSFLLGDTLLIVVASAISFVVAETADTEIYTRLKLPMAWRVFYSGIVGGFLDSVIFVVIGLSPLGANFLPWEAVPAAILGQIIVKTIIQMFGALILNQVRMERVG
- the queC gene encoding 7-cyano-7-deazaguanine synthase QueC; translation: MKQEKAIVVFSGGQDSTTCLFWAKERFAEIEAVTFDYGQKHRLEIECAKEIAAELGVEHHILDMSLLNQLAPNALTRQDIKIEEGENGELPSTFVPGRNLLFLSFAGVIASKVGAKHIVTGVSETDFSGYPDCRDIFIKSLNVTLNLSMNESFVIETPLMWLNKAQTWELADQLGVLEFVRGRTLTCYNGVKADGCGECPACKLRKKGLDDFYLGKKRV